TTGTTGGCTGCGTGTGGAAATAATTCAGCTGGTGAGCAAGCCGAGTCGAATGGCTCGAATGAAATGACTAGTAGTTCGAGTGAAGAGTCCGACGCTTCGATGAATGAAGAAGTAAGCACCGAAACGAGCGATGAAGCTTCTGTGGATGAAGAAGGCGAAGCAACATCTGATGATCCGAGTGACGAGGGTACAGAAGAGAATACGAATGATCATACAGAAGGTGATTCTGAGGAGGAGTCTTCTGAATCGAGCGAGGTCGCTATAACGTCTGGTTCTTCGGCTGTCGATTATTTGAAGCGTGAATTAGAAGCTGATGAAACACAAAACATTGATTTTGAAGATATCGTTTTTAGAGAGATGGGACCGATTCAAACAGATGATGGTGGATCTTATTATACTGTGCAACTTACTTCCAAATCCCTTAAGGAAAAGGGTGGTTCTGGAACGGTAGGGTTGTACAAAGTGTATGAAGATGGAACGTATGAATTGAACTGATCAGTCGTTTGATTTCTAACACGATGAAATTTCTAAGGAAGAGCTTTTCCGGGACGAGGAGAAGCTCTTGTTTTATAATCACAAGCGTTTGTACGGAGGAGGATGAACAGTTAGTGAATCGAAATATTCTCATATGGGATCTCATTTGCTACGTTGTATTTCCAATTGGCATTTGGCACCTGTCTCGAGACATCATTGGTGACTACTATGCTATGCTTATATCAACCATCCCTGGGTTGATATATAGTATCATCCGCTTTATTCTACTGAAGAAAATAAACTTTTTTGGGATTTTTCTCATTGTGACGTTAGCAACGAGTACGTTAGTTGACGTTCTTTCCGGGTCTGCCATTCAAATGCTTTGGAATCGTGTCATCTATTCTTATGCGATGGCACTGATTATGGTTGGAAGTATTGTGATCAATCGGCCGATCTATTTATTGTTTACAGTCGATATTATGGAGCTCCAGGGCAGGAGCCGTCGCATTCTAAAACAGGAGTTTTACCAGAAGAAAATCTTAATGATATTTAAGCTCATCACTTTTGGTTTTGTGTGTAAGAACATCATCGTAGCGTCGATCAATGTTTGGTTGATCTTACAATATGGCGTGGATTCTTTTGATAAAGGCATTCTCTTGAAACAAATAGTCGGTTGGGGGATTACGCTTATTTCGGTCTACGGGTTTTTCCATATTGCCAAATTACTACAATACAAAAGCAACAAAGAAATGGAACAAACGTTATAGCTAAATTGTATGAGAGAAGGCTTCGTAACAGAGGGATAAGAAGAGAGAGGCGGCTAAAAAGTGTACTGGTTTATAGCACTATTTGATGAGAAGACAGAACAGCAGGTGAAAGACATATGGAATGACCTAAGCGAGAAGTCCATTTCTTTCTATGCAGATGAAGTGAAAGATGGTAGGCCACATATTACATTAGGAAGCTATGAAAGCTTAGATAAAAAGAAGTTCATAGACGAAGTGGATGCCTATTATAATGAAAAAGTAGGGATTGAGATTACATTTAATACAATCGGATCTTTCCTGGATTATGGGGCAATCTTTCTAACGCCTACGGTGACGCAAGAATTGCTTACGTTTCATTCGGATCATTATCAAAACCTTGGCGAATTCAATGAAACAGCTAACTCTTTATATTTACCTGGGAAGTGGATTCCTCACTGTACGTTAGCTAATGATCTTTCGCATGCAGATTTAGCGAAGGTCTATCACTATTGTATTGAACGGAATGATACGATCTATAGCAGAATTGAAGAAGTGGCACTGATCGAATTGGTTGAAGAAGATGAGGACGGAATGAACGCGCCGATTATTTACTCCAAAAGGTTAAAATGATGAACTTCTATGAAAATCATAAGAAAAAGCAGGTCACACTAAAAGGATGTGAACCTGCTTTTTTTTATGTGTTTTCTTGTCCGCTTATTTCATTACCTTGCTCTTTGGAAACCAGAAAAGGAACGAGCATTGGAATAATTAACACAAGCACGAGCAAGCGAATGACCTGCATGGCAGCGACGATGCTGGCATCTAAGTCAAGAGATGCTGCAACAGAAGACATTTGCGGTGCGCCAGCTGGAACGATCGCG
The sequence above is drawn from the Pseudalkalibacillus hwajinpoensis genome and encodes:
- a CDS encoding VC0807 family protein, which translates into the protein MNRNILIWDLICYVVFPIGIWHLSRDIIGDYYAMLISTIPGLIYSIIRFILLKKINFFGIFLIVTLATSTLVDVLSGSAIQMLWNRVIYSYAMALIMVGSIVINRPIYLLFTVDIMELQGRSRRILKQEFYQKKILMIFKLITFGFVCKNIIVASINVWLILQYGVDSFDKGILLKQIVGWGITLISVYGFFHIAKLLQYKSNKEMEQTL
- a CDS encoding 2'-5' RNA ligase family protein, with the protein product MYWFIALFDEKTEQQVKDIWNDLSEKSISFYADEVKDGRPHITLGSYESLDKKKFIDEVDAYYNEKVGIEITFNTIGSFLDYGAIFLTPTVTQELLTFHSDHYQNLGEFNETANSLYLPGKWIPHCTLANDLSHADLAKVYHYCIERNDTIYSRIEEVALIELVEEDEDGMNAPIIYSKRLK